The DNA segment AGCTCAGTAGGCATCTGCCCCCTCTGCTCTCACTGACATCACCCTACTGTGCATGTAATACCAAGGAAGATTGGTGGATTTAGTTATATGCTGTCTCAACACATTTGACATCATCAGGGTTAAACTGGCAATTTGTTACCAGATCTCCAGATAGCCAAAGCAATCATAGCTTTTACAACTATGACGAAgattcattttatttcagaatatgATATTATAATAGTGATGtagatgaagggaaaaaaggagaaaaaatatgagAATTGATCTGATGTATTTTAAAGGGAGTGAAATAAACATGACTATGTTTCAGTATTGTATTTTGTTCTATGAAATgaacaataaatatttcagatctTAAAAGATATAACCtgttaatgttaaaaaataaaagcataaaatactCAAACAATTGTGGTCATAGTCATGCTGATCTAATGGTGTCTTGCAAGGTACAGGCAACATTTGTCACTAACTCAATACACATATCTACAGCACAAAGAAGCCTTCAGCACATGGTCGGAAACTGAATATAATGTGTGcgtgaaaataaaatatgggGCTTCAGCAGAGTTCTTAGAGACAATGCTTTTTAAAGACTTACCTCCACATTTTGCCTGTCTTTTAAAACACTGATGACCTGAATTAAGTGGGTGTACATGGTCttgaaaagtttgggttttgttaaCTTTACTTAAACTAAATTATGGTTAAAATAAAAGATCATATAATTGCAACAGGCAGTACATATTTCACTTTCATGCAATACAATCTCTCACACCATGCACCacatcaaaggagaaaaatttgtCAAGTAGCAATAGATAATCATTACAATGTATGttttaactgaagaaaataattcaataaaGATATTTTGAAGACTGGGATTTAGATATTCACTTTCTATCCAAATTTCAATAAAGTCAATGTTGAAAGCCTTTCCAGCTTGTGTCTCCAAATAGCTCAGGGTGTGTGGATTTGGATTTTACAAAACTAGCAACAGCAATGCCAGCTATCAAGTTTGTATTTAGGTAGGCAACTCCACTTCCCTGAAACTGCATAGGTACACTAACCAAGTATTTCCAATATAATAATGTCTTAGGATAGACTGCCCTCAGGAGGTCAAAATGAAATCTCTTTGTGGGTTATCACACCCCAACACAGTAACTAAGCACACACTCAGGACACTTTATATGCATGTCACCATAAAAGAAAGTGTATCTAGTAAAAAACTTTGTGTATATAGTAAAATAGTGAAGTTTTCAACATTCACTTGGGAAATCCCAGTAAGTCAGTCAAGCACAAAGTCCTATTCAAGAACAACCATATTcgaaaacccccaaaatatttaagtatGGCTATGCATAAATGCTAACAGCACAAGATGTAAAACCCAAACATCTGTTTTTAATCAAGGACAGTGATATAACAGGCACACAAGAAATATGATGGAAGCAAGACAAATAAGCAAGATATTGACACAAAATACATAGGAAAGTCATCAAGCTACATATCAATATATTAATTCATCAAAACAAATATGAATTGAATTTCCAAGCCTAATAAGGTAAACTCTATTGTTAGACCATTTTTaaacttaactttttttttttttttttttttttcatgtagccAATCAGGGACACACAAGTCCAGCCGTAGTCCCAGGGAACCTGCAAGACCTGAGTCAAAATGCTATCACTGAAGTTTGTCTTTGTTGTGGtaagttttatttctgcaagAATACTGACCAAGTTTATTACTAAAGACAGCAGTCCACTACTGCAGACTTCCATAAAAAGCAGTAacataaaataaggaaatatagaaaaatgaaacaaaaaaagacaagtaaaaaaaaaaatcaagatgtgATGTTTCACAACACTAAGACTGTATGCACTGAACTTCAGAAGGATACATACaccaaattaaatgttttttgtggGGAGAGTGAAGCTGGTATGTATTAAGAGCTACTAGAATTTCAAAATCAACCTTTGTAAAACCAGCAGTCGAGTTATAGCAGTCAAACAGAATCTGTCACTGAATGTAAAATTTAGAAAGATTAGAGTGCAAGATCAATTTACAGAAGTTCAAAGAAACCTTCAGCTTAGGAACAAGCACAATGCGTAAGGCAAGGGGAtgatcaaaataaaaagcaaagtgctcagggaaaaaaagtccacAAACTGAACAAAATCCTAAATCAGTTTTTGGTACCATGCAAGAACTTGAGCAGAACCTCTACACGTGACTCATTGAAAGTTTTATCCCTCAGAGTAAAACATTAGAAGAGTTTATAGAGGAAAGAGTGACAAAtagccagggctgggggctaTCACTTCAAAATCCTAAAGGAAAGCAAGTAACTGCAGTGTGAAATTTCTGAGTTAAAATTGCTTCACTATCAACTGACTGAAAACTGGCAAAAGAGACAGCAAGCGTTTGGAAGGGTGGAAAGATCACCTGTTTTTTTAGAAGAGATACCGgaaggatccagggaactacagacaaataatttatttctgtgcacaGCTAATTGCCAGAAATTgttaaaagcatgaaaacataTAACTAAACACACTGGGGAAAGTCACAGAGGCTTTTGCAGAGGAAAGTTATGTTTGATAAACATTTGAGAGCTCTTCTAAAGACAAAAAGTGGTGACAGTAAGGAGACCTAATCCTGCAGGCTTAAAATTCTAAAAGGCATCTGATGCTTTCCTTTGCCAAAAGCCACTAAAGATGCTGTGCTGCCAAAAGAAGaagttttcaacagaaaattgTTCAAAGATAGAAGAGAAAGGGTATAAATAAGCAGCCATTTTTTCCTAAGGATGTGGATCACAAACAGAACACCACAACCACCTATGCTGGGGCTAGCAAGATATGCCCTACTCACTTGTAAGAGTTCTGAGACAGCAATTTCTGAAGTCCACAGTATATTCCAGTTTACACTGgggaaaatacaaaagaaatcaaacctaaatacatataaacacataaaatacataaatacatataaatatagaGAAAAATTAACTCCATACTAACCATTAATTATTCAGAACTGATAAAGATTCCTTATAGAGCTTCTGAAAAACATAAGTGTAAACGTTAGGAAAAGTTACTACAACAATTAGGCATTATTTTTGGAAGCAGTATAAACCAAAACattcttcccccctccccttttttttttcagataaatccaCAGTGGATACTGTGGGTGGTTCCAccttgtcatggtttaacactggcccggcaattaaaccgagtgacagatgctctctattagtctttctctcctccctgataaagaaaggagagagaataagggagagagacttatgggttggaaactaaactacacaactttaatgaaacagtaatgataaacaggaaaaattactaaatatatacaaatatacaggaaaattgataccatgttcctccccccttttcccccaataactctcacgtcaccaccgaggctgcaagacagccctggaaaagtccaggctggactcctggagtcggcagcagtcaggagctggaggcaggaacacacagatatgggctggcatggatcaggagcacaggcagaagaacggacgggatccttccaggatgccgaaggaaacagggaacgggtgaaggaagggaagcaggaaaggaaggaagggcaggaagccgGAAGCTGGGAGCATGGCTTGGCCTTCGTGATGcatcaaatttatactgaggatgacgtatatgggatggaatactctggtcaattctggcatctatcttgtccgttcctccccaaaggagggctgcaggtgggacctctttattccttctggagggtaaaatgttcctcagagctgagcagtgtccttggctctgcacaccagtctctagcagtaactataaacatcgaatgttatcagtcctagaagcaggcactgtctgagaaacttgttgttaatttcagcaagtgcaactacttacaagagacctagctaaaagcaaaagtacaagacagaaaatcacctttatcctggcccaaaccaggacacacctgCTCTTAGGAAACTGGAAAAGTAGagcaaaggacaaaaaaaaaggacataagGTATGGAAAAGCTTTCCAGCAAAAAGCTGCCAAAAGAAATTCGACTCTTCagtctgaaacagaaacaactGAGGCAGACAGGATACAAGAGAGGTCTACAAATTCAAAAGAGACATAGGGAGAATACAAGGTTGTTACAGAGTCTCATCAAACCTAAGAACATGTAAGCCTTAACCAGGGGCCTAGGACAACTGTCCACTGCCAACTCTTATGCCAGACGCTTCTGCACCACTGACTCTCAGCCTGTAACAACTCCATGCAGATCTGCAGATGGCACATGGTGCTGCACCACTATTCCTGCAACCCAGGGCcaagctgcagcactgagccaCTCCTCCCCACCACACAGGTcccccctgcagcagggcagccaCCTGCTCCCCGGCTTCATGAGCAAAACTCTCCTGCCATTCTCCCTGCCCACCTTCCATCTCGTCTGCACGTTATCCGGCCATGCTTCTGATGgccaaaatgttaatttctgtaATTCAAATTGGCAAGCTTCTTGCCATTCTCAGGTGTCTGGCTTCCTTCACCCCTGCAGCCTCTTCCCCACCAACTCCCCCTGCCTGTGCAcatcctccttttccccctaATGCAGTGTAGGAGCAAGCAGGGCAAGAAAGAGCTTGCTGGCAGTCcacccctctgcctcctgtgaGAGACCACTCACTGCCAGGCACTTGAGCTCCCCTCAACACTGTTCAGAGCCCCCACCAACGTTGAAGGGCCTTGTGGAGCTCACCCTGAATGAGGAGGACTGTCTCAGTGCTGCACAGCggggaggagcagcacagcaccagagcacagcagggaggGGTGGCACAGAGCCATATGCCACCCGCCTTGAGCTGTCCCAGTGCGGAGTCAGTGTTGTAGAAGCACCTGGCACGGCAGGTGGGGGCAACTGGTGGTGGAGACTTGGTGGCCACCAATAGTTGGCAGTGGATGGTTGTCCCCATCCACTCAACCAGAGCTAACAAATGTTAAACACACCAATCACAAATTGCTTGAGGTACAAGGGTCTTCTAAGGAGACATCACCACACACTTGATCCAATATCTACCCCATGCACGTATTTACTTCCATTGCTTGAGAGATCACACAAGACCTGACAGAATCCAAGTCTGACAAACAGATATTACTTCTTAGAGCAGGTGTACACAGTAAACACAGAAACAGATTACTGTTTTTAAGTAGTTCTCAGTTCTAATCTACtattttgaagggaaaaagatACCTTTAGAAAATATAACTTTAAGGCTACCATTACTTCAGACTGGTCCTATAGCAACAGCAGTAATAAAAACACAGTATGCATTGCAACACTTTTTAACAATTCCTTAGTGGCATGCTCACATTCTTCTGAGGGTGTTATTCCAGGTGCTAATCACAAATATAAACCAAAAATGCTATCGctagtaattttttaaacagatcCCTTACCTAACTAAACAAGGGATGATGATAatgagaatcacagaaccatagaatggcttaggttttaagggaccttagagatcatctactccaacctccctgccatgggcaggggcacttctcatctagaccaggttgctcaaagcctcatccaacatggccttgaacacctccagggaggaggcatccacaacttctctgggcaatctgttccagagtctcaccaccctcgtactgaagaacttcttaaGTTCCAGTCCAAactttctccttcagtttaaaaacatgtCCCCTTGGCCTGTTGCTGGATAGTCTTGtaaaaaatccctctccagccttcctgtaggtgttcttcaggcactggaaggcagctataagaTTCCCCCCCTCGAGTCTTCTCTTCAGGCTCAACAAtttcagcttcctcagcctctccctgtagagaaccacaggtcctcaggtgtcgccgataatgaactgggagcttgagcccaggtgtgcccactaattagggcctgccccagccagaaatgggcggggctgaagggcaagataaaaggcatgctcccagaaggTGAATCAGTCAGAGAAGGgacaagagaggaagatgcctgaggagagggacggtgAGAGACCTCcagagaagagccgtgtccctgagagaaggctcgccgcaacatctggtggagaatgcgggcaacaatagCAGCCGTAaatgctgaggtaaaaaaagaagctctacacgaccacgttggttgtgggaagctctacaaagcctggcttaaatgcggaaggcgatataaagagcttcgaatacgcaaccacgtcagatggagctactacagtggtgcgggacgctctataaagagctccaaaaacgcaaccacgaaaaaaaaagctccacaaggccaggcttaaatgctgtaggcaGCGTACAGAGCTCGGAGTAAAAGCCCAGCATGGCAAGACAACAGCCTggtatggcgagccaggcaggagagaagaatgagactcgaaaggcgcagcgagttggcgcgtggaactcaaacccaaggaatgctgaagctgaagcggagctctgagtgcacatcaagtcagtgcggtcctgaaacggagcctcccagggacacgcgatagtgcggtcctgaaacggagcctcccagggacacgcgatagtgcggtcctgaaacggagcccccagggacatgcgacagtgcggtcctgaaacggggccctagggacacgcgataagactggtgcgctgaatgctcggagaagcctctgcatggctaggcatcccgaggtggcgagtaccagcgaaagctgagctggtgctcatgagacctcatctcctgctgataacaaaggctaaAGTGGCGCAAAAAagccggtaagagcctgaattttccctccataaaggcaaagagaggaaaaaaaaaaaaaaaaaaaaacaaaacaaaaaattgaaaaggcaaaaaaaaaaatattgaaaaataattaaaataatgaaatgtttataaattattgtgaaatgaaatatttaaaaaaaataatgaaattattgtgaaatgaaatatttaaaaaaaataatgaaattattgtgaaatgaaatgtttaaatgaattgtaaattatcgtaaatgttgaaaaataatgaaaaataatgtttgaaaaggcctattgaaaaaatgaagtttattttttcaacaaacaacaaaaaggggggaaatgtagagaaccacaggtcctcaggtgtcgccgataatgaactgggagcttgagcccaggtgtgcccactaattagggcctgccccagccggaaatgggcggggctgaagggcaagataaaaggcatgctcccagaaggTGAATCAGTCAGAGAAGGgacaagagaggaagatgcctgaggagagggacggtgAGAGACCTCcagagaagagccgtgtccccgagagaaggctcgccgcaacatctcCCCATATCAGAGGTAATAAGTAGGGTCAGAACTCActaagaggaaaattttttcaGTCACTTAAGTTTGGCTTCTGGTCAAGGCATGTCACACAGATTTTGCATCTAAAATACTATGGACAGGTATGGGCAGCAGCAAAGTTACTGACATATTACTACTTGCCTAGTAAAAGCAAGAGTACCAGCTGTCCTTCCTCACCTTCAACactcttagaaaaaaatcacctacTCTCTGGCCAATTCCTCCTATCAAAGAGAAACAACACAATTAGCAACCCTATTGTTGTTGCAAAGACACATGACACAACCTTTCACAGAAAGTAACACCACCTCTCTTCGAAGAGATTAACAGTAAGATAAGGACTCCTGAAAGGACTAGCTTTAGTGATGCTTTATATTTCAATGTGATAACACAACCAAGGGTAAATCCCCCTAAATATACAATCATTGCTTGTACTATTTCTCACTACATACCTGAAGAAGCTTGAACATGCACTGGTTTCTGGCACAAAGACAACATTTCTCAGCTGcacaaatgaagaaaagcttAGACTTTAAGGACTTGAAGTTATCACCAGTGAGATCTCTTCTTTCTGTACTTTGGTTTGTGCCAAGATGGGAAGTAATTTTAAAGGATGAATCCCCATCTGGATCATGATGCAATGAACACTGGAGCTAAGAAGTGAAGGTCCTAAACCACATTCGTAGTTTTCTTCAGTGATGATACGAACATCAATTACCAAAAATTACTTGATCAAGGTCTCAGGTTGAATTCTGGTTAATTTTTCAGCAAGAGAGGAACACTCAAGATCATTTACAGCTAAGTAATTACTCTGCttcaaaagctgctttgaataaaataaGTTGCTATTTTATTGACAATACATACATATTAAAGAGCATCTACATAATATAGTTGAACTGAGTATTCAAGAACAtataaagcaaaacaacttGATTTCACACTCTGGCATTGATCAGTGTTTCCTAAGCATCTACTGAGTCAGTGAAAAGTCTTTCATGTGGCAAGATCTGGAGCTGCACTGTTCACCAGTGTATGTGCAACTAAAACTCAGAATATTACAGAGCCATCAACTCCAATGACCAATCAACAGTCCTTCAAGATATACACACATGCTACTGCATTAGATGAGTTACTGCACATACGTTCATAAATGGAACTGAGCAGGTTTtgtccttaaaaaaacacattgcaTATAATTAAATCTCCTAAATGCAATTCAGGCATGCTGGAAATCCAGAAGCTCCTAGCTTTGTAATATTAGGTGTaaacaaacaaagcccaaaGGAAACTCCTTTCCACTTTGTATAACAACAACACTTTGTTGTTACACACTTTTGTATAATAAAACATTATACCTTGCAACCTTCACCCTACATGAAAAACTTGATGCAATCATACCTGCCAACCAATAAAAATGCCTCTATGCTTTAGTAACTTCTGTATaacataattagaaaaaaatctccactgTATCCCAAATTTGAAAACATGACATTATAAAAAtagtgctttaaaaatgaatCAGCATGGTATTTCAAATTATCCACATGCCAAACCCAGATCTTTTTCAAATTGTTATATACACAGATTTTGTAAGACCAAAATGGACTCTTTCAGGTAGCTAAATATAAACACTTGGCATTAATGCTGTTGAATTTCTCTTCTGACCAAGTAATATCAAGTCAATTACATACATCAGTCTTCAACTGACTTCTACCTCCTTCCCTTTAattattacatatttataaattacCATCATGCCATTTAAGTAGGTACTTATTAGAGGTAGTATTTAAATCATAAGCTGCAAGCCTCCATCAACAATTAGAGTAGTCCCTGTAACATAAGGGGACTCCAGAAGAAAGACAACAGCTTGTGCAACTTCACGAGGCTCTCCAAATCTTCCAAGAAGAATTGATTTCTTCAACTGATCTTCCTCCAAATGAGAAGTCATGTCTGTGCGAATAAAGCCTAAGAGAGAAGAGATATTTGAAGAGTTAACTAGTCTTCAGCTAAATTCCTCTAGTGTATTTTCCCTGGAATCCTCCAAAGTGAAAACTGCTACCAGGATTCAGCACTAGCTACCATTCTTCAAGATCTCAGAAGTCAGTCTACATCATTTTATGGCCAAACCCAATTTTTCACCTAACCAATAAAGTATCTTCCAGTTTTGGAAGCACTGATGTAATaatcaaaatgcagaaatgcagagatcTATAGTagtccatttaaaaaaaaaaaaaaaaaaaaaaaaaagctataattTTGGGACTCAATTTAGTATTTAGTAtcattttcctgaaagaaaaaaagacagtcaCTTCATCAAAATATTCTCAATAAAAACATGATTATGAAATCTCTGTCAAGAAGCCCCTATAGCTTGCAAGTGCTTCCATTATATTCTAGAACTTACAACACCACTTGCATGATTTCTAACATAGCACTCATTTGAAGAATATTTCTTGGCATTTTGGAAGGACACTTCTTTACAATTTGAGATCAAGCATTCCCACTGCTGCACTTCTCTTCACATAAGCTTCAGCTTCATAAAAAGCTGATCTTACCTGATTTCTAGCTGCCACCAAGAATGGAAAGTCCCAGTTTTACTTTCTCCTGTACAACTCTGCCCCTTTATGATGTCTCTGAACCTGTCACAGAGCTGTTCGACTCACTAAACAGTAACAAGTATTTTTCCCACTTGATTCACAAGCTAAACTGGCTCAGGTAGAGGTTTGAAAGGCATTAGACCTAGGACAAGGTGAGCAGCAGAGTACACAGCTATGAGTGGAAAAGTtagaaaagacagatttttcctTAAGGGTAGTGGTTTGCTCAAACTAGATTGTCTTATGAAATCATAGCCTTGCCCTGCAGAACTTTCTTTCCAGACCCTCTTATTTCACTACAGGGACACACTGGGATGCTTTCATACCAGCTTCTGGTAGTCTTTCATGCTTCTCTAAAAACAAATAGGCATTTTCTAGATAAGGGTAGCTCTCTGCATAGAATTAATTCTGATCTTTCCATCTCCAAGGACAGTGGGTTTCAAAggaggaacaaagaaaaaaaagaaattaattatgtaACACTGGATAGAGGAATAAGTAGGCACACGcttctgatttttcagtgttCCCTTAAAAAGACTGAAAGTTACATAAAAGAATGTATTATaattcaaactgaaaataaatatatatttaaaaatatttcattacaaaagttgaagaaaataatagcaatttgtcttaaattattttcagagtaCAGGAAATATCCATCAGTCTTGATGATCAATCAGGGATGTAGAAATTTCCCAAAAACTAACCTGGAGCAACCACGTTGACTCGAATTTGCTTTTTTGCTACTTCTTTAGCAAGAGAGCGTGAAAATCCAAGTAATCCTGCTTTGGTAGCACTGTATACACTTTGGCCAGAGTTGCCTTTAAGTCCTACAACACTTCCTAAAGTaaacaccaaagaaaataattattaatttaaattaaattactaaATTGAAACCTTGTACTAGCTTTATACTAGTTTTAAATTTGGAATAGGAAATGAGATAACaataaaaggaatttaaagTATTTCCAAGCCTTCTGCTGGGAAAGTAAATCCCTCAATTATCTGTGATTTTTGCAGAATCAACAGACACCAGAAGAGTAAAATCAAGAGCTTTGTAAAAAATacctttgcaaagaaaataaaaagcaactgATCATATCTATTGGATTCTTAGTTACTTACTAGCATCTGGTAGATTTAGCTGCTGAGAGAGCTGataaaaatggcaaaattcattttgcaataaaatacaAACTCTGAAATTTTTATTACTTAAGCAAGCAGGTTTTACATTTAGAAGTTCCTGAGGTTACACGCAAGAATTAACATTCATGAAGAAATGCTAAATACAGAAGGTctgaatacaaagaaaaaaaaaaaacaagggaaaaaaaaaaaacaaactcaatGTAACAAGCAACATTTCAACGTTACATCTGCTAAACCTTTCCAGAAAATTATTACACAGGATCCCACTAGATTAGACAAGTAATTTACCAATATTGACAATGGCACCTCCCTGTTGTCGTGTCATGATTTTTACAGCAGCTTTGCATGTCAACATTGTTCCCAAAAGGTTAGTGTGAATTTGGGCTATCATATCTTCAGTCTTGGCTCTCAGTAACAAGccatccctgaaaaaaaaaaccaaaaccaaaaaaccccaaaagaactTGCTGAATAATCCCAGTGATCATATTTACTCATAATAAAACTTCACTGATGAACAGAATATTAACAGAATTTGtatggttcttttttttctagcatgTCTAGCAAAATTCTGATATTGCAAAGATGACatataacaacaaaaaagctaTTCTGGCAAGAAAACCTGTAGGCATGCAGCTCAACCTGGAGCAGTATCTTCAATCTTGAGGCAGAGTTAGCAGaccagaaaagagaaagtggTTTGATACATTGTAAGTAAGTTAGAGAATCAGCAGAAACTTTTAACCTACCCGCTTTAAGCACGTGGACAAACTGTGACAACCTACTGGCTTGGGGTTTCAGACAGGTGAACAGTTCGTAATAAACAATCATAAAATATGTCTGTACACATGGACAGATACTGAGAGTATAAAAATAGACATGTCTCATAAATAAATCACTGATGCTTAAAGACCCCATGGTGTCAGTCTTTACAGATCACCACAAAAGCCTTCTTTGCAGATAGGTATCAAACATTGTTTTGAACCATTTCAGCAGgaagaagtggaagaaagaGGAGCTGAAACTCATAAACTCAGCATACAGAAACTACAGTGAAATCTATATCCCCTATTAGGATTTTTCCTTCACATCAGGAACACAGTTCTGATCAGCACTTAATACTGTTCTCAGCTGTACTCATTAACAATATTCTTACTAAACACAAAGGCCCTTCACAGCTTACATGAAGGTGCTGTCATCTA comes from the Heliangelus exortis chromosome 4, bHelExo1.hap1, whole genome shotgun sequence genome and includes:
- the CBR4 gene encoding 3-oxoacyl-[acyl-carrier-protein] reductase isoform X2; this encodes MGKICAIFGGSRGIGKAVAELLAERGCRLVIIARNLEGAQSTACNLGAGHLALSCDVSSEQEVQNTFEEIQRHLGPINYLVNAAGINRDGLLLRAKTEDMIAQIHTNLLGTMLTCKAAVKIMTRQQGGAIVNIGSVVGLKGNSGQSVYSATKAGLLGFSRSLAKEVAKKQIRVNVVAPGFIRTDMTSHLEEDQLKKSILLGRFGEPREVAQAVVFLLESPYVTGTTLIVDGGLQLMI
- the CBR4 gene encoding 3-oxoacyl-[acyl-carrier-protein] reductase isoform X1, coding for MGKICAIFGGSRGIGKAVAELLAERGCRLVIIARNLEGAQSTACNLGGHLALSCDVSSEQEVQNTFEEIQRHLGPINYLVNAAGINRDGLLLRAKTEDMIAQIHTNLLGTMLTCKAAVKIMTRQQGGAIVNIGSVVGLKGNSGQSVYSATKAGLLGFSRSLAKEVAKKQIRVNVVAPGFIRTDMTSHLEEDQLKKSILLGRFGEPREVAQAVVFLLESPYVTGTTLIVDGGLQLMI